The proteins below are encoded in one region of Dasypus novemcinctus isolate mDasNov1 chromosome 13, mDasNov1.1.hap2, whole genome shotgun sequence:
- the MNDA gene encoding myeloid cell nuclear differentiation antigen — protein MVNEYKKIVLLKGFEAISDYHFNTIKSLLASDLKLTKKMQDDYDRIKIADLMEKKFPGPTCVDKLIELLKDIPSLKDIVETLRKQKSKVTRKIKTTGKTPVKKNKHEDAGPATPAPMTSRALESEKVEETAVGQKRKSTTKEKTGAKRERVSQEQGQPPSPSEASMSTTTGQAPPPQIPSTPSSTSLNENQEPQAQRQRAARRNVLQKGPMIVMVLKATEPFKYESPEKGKSTMFHATVATENKFFYMKIFNTNLKEKFTPKKVIILSNYFECKGLLEVDEASSVSEAGPDLKIVVPKSIIKRANETPKIDNLLKQASGTLVYGLFLLHKKTVNRKNTIYEIQDNTGKMDIMGNGKWHNIVCEEGDKLRLFCFQLRTIDKTLKLTCGIHSFMKVIKAKKIKKELVDSNFTNVNYNDFVQVEIPF, from the exons ATggtgaatgaatacaaaaaaatTGTTCTACTGAAGGGATTTGAGGCCATCAGTGATTATCATTTTAACACAATTAAATCGTTACTGGCTTCTGATTTAAAACTCACTAAAAAAATGCAAGATGACTATGATAGAATTAAGATAGCTGACTTGATGGAAAAAAAATTCCCGGGTCCTACCTGTGTGGACAAACTAATAGAATTATTAAAAGATATACCATCACTTAAAGACATCGTGGAAACTCTTAGAAAACAGAAGTCAAAAG TTACAAGGAAAATCAAAACAACAGGAAAAACTCCagtgaaaaaaaacaagcatGAAGATGCAGGTCCTGCTACACCTGCACCCATGACAAGTAGAGCTCTGGAATCAGAAAAGGTGGAggagactgctgtaggtcag aaaagaaaaagcacaacCAAAGAGAAGACTGGAGCCAAAAGGGAGAGGGTGTCTCAGGAGCAGGGTCAGCCTCCCAGCCCTTCAGAGGCCAGCATGTCCACAACCACAGGCCAAGCTCCACCTCCCCAGATCCCGTCAACTCCATCCTCCACCTCCTTAAACgag AACCAGGAACCACAAGCCCAACGTCAGAGAGCTGCCAGAAGAAATGTTCTCCAAAAGGGCCCAATGATAGTGATGGtactgaaagcaacagagccaTTTAagtatgagtctccagaaaagggGAAAAGCACAATGTTTCATGCTACAGTGGCtactgagaataaattcttctatATGAAGATTTTCAACACCAATCTGAAGGAGAAATTCACCccaaagaaggtcattattttatcaaattattttgaaTGCAAAGGACTTCTGGAAGTGGATGAAGCATCCTCTGTATCCGAAGCTGGTCCTGATCTAAAGATTGTGGTCCCAAAAAGCATTATCAAAAGAGCAAATGAAACTCCCAAGATTGATAATCTTCTCAAGCAAGCATCAGGAACATTAGTATATGGGTTGTTTTTGTTACATAAG AAAACAGTGAATAGGAAGAACACAATCTATGAAATACAGGATAATACAGGAAAGATGGATATaatggggaatggaaaatggCACAATATCGTTTGTGAGGAAGGAGATAAACTTCGACTTTTCTGCTTTCAACTGAGAACAATTGACAAGACGCTGAAACTGACATGTGGAATTCACAGTTTTATGAAG GTCATCAAGGccaagaaaatcaagaaagaattAGTTGATTCAAATTTCACCAATGTCAATTATAATGATTTTGTTCAAGTTGAGATTCCATTTTAA